ACATAAAACCGGTGCTTGAAAAGCTTCTTGTACTGCACAGGGTAAAAGAAGGTGAGATCCTTATCGAAGAGGCTCTTCCTTTTATTTTATGCCTAGGGCTTGATAATTCCCTGAGAGAAAAAGCCAGCATGCCGGATACCGATAATATGGTAGAAGCTGCAGGTGTTTTGAGCAGGTTTAAGGTTTACCCCAGAGCTCCTTCAAGGATAGGGGCAAGAATGGGAAGGCCGGAAAAATCCGACCTGCGCAAGATGTCTCCTGCGGCTCAGGTTCTTTTTCCTATAAACAATGCAGGAGGAATGACGCGCAACCTTGTCTCTGCATCAGATTATACTTCTTGCATGAATGCGAAGATCGGAGAAATTGAAGTGGAGCTGGGGCTGAGGGAATGCCCTGCATGCGGGAAAGAGACTTACTTCTGGCGCTGCGAATGCGGAGAATTTACGAATCCCAAACTTTCCTGTCCCCGCTGCAAGATAGATGTGAGGGGTGCCGAGACCTGCCCCAAGTGCGGGAGAAAACCGACTTCCGTTGCAAACGTAAAACTGGACTTCCGTTCCATTTACAAGCAGGCTTTTGAGAACATTGGCGAAAGGGAAAAAATGGATTTAATCAAGGGAGTAAAACGGCTCATGAACGGGCAGATGACTCCAGAACCTTTCGAAAAAGGAATCCTGCGCGCAAAACACGATGTCTACATTTTTAAGGACGGGACTGTACGCTACGACATGTCCGATATTCCCCTTACTCATATCCGGGCTGATGAACTCGGAATTACGGCAGCCAAACTCCGGGAACTCGGTTACATAGAGGATATTTATGGAAAATCCCTTGAGAGGGATGATCAGGTTGTCTGCTTGAAGGTGCAGGATCTTGTCATCTCTTATGACGGGGGCGAGTACATGCTGCGCACGGCAAAATACGTGGACGACCTTCTTGTGAAGTATTACAAGGTAGAGCCATATTACAATGCTGAAACTATCCAGGATCTCGTGGGGGCACTGCTCATAGGACTTGCTCCTCATACTTCCGCAGGAGTACTCGGACGCCTTATAGGATTTACGAAAGCTTCCGTAGGTTATGCTCATCCTTTTTTCCATGCTTCAAAACGCAGAAATTGTGACGGGGACGAAGACTGCATAATGCTCCTTATGGATGGAATTCTTAATTTTTCAAGGTCGTATCTGCCAGACAAAAGGGGAGGAAAGATGGATGCTCCTCTGGTGCTGACTACCCGGATCGACCCCAAGGAAGTGGATAAGGAAGCCCATAATATCGATGTTCCTGCGCGTTATCCTCTTGAGTTTTACAGGGCTACGGAGGAGATTAAAAACCCGACTGAAATTGAAAGCATTATGGACCTTATCAGCAGCCGGCTCGGGACACCTGAGCAGTACGAGCATTTCATGTTTACGCATGATACTTCAGATATTGCCGCGGGTCCTCTTAACTCTTCATATAAGACCTTGGGAAGTATGATTGAAAAAATGGAGGCTCAACTCTCTCTGGCCAGCAGAATAAGGGCTGTAGACGCGCCTGACGTAGCCGAAAGGGTTTTAAAATCTCATTTCCTTCCGGATTTGATCGGAAATCTTCGTTCTTTTTCCAGACAGCGGATGCGCTGCATCAAGTGTGGAGAGAAGTTCAGGCGTCCGCCGCTTACCGGAGCCTGCCCCAAGTGCGGAGGCAATGTGGTATTGACTGTACATGAGGGCGCTGTCCGCAAATATCTTGAAATCTCAAAAGAGATAGGAGAAAGGTATGGAGTTTCCAGCTATACCAGACAGAGGATCGAGCTTCTTGATTATGACATCTGCTCTTTGTTTGAAAACCATAAGGTTAAGCAGCTGGGACTTTCAGATTTTATGTCCGGATCTGCGCGCTAAGGTGAAGAACAAAGAGCGTTAAAAATCTGAAAAAATTTCTTACTACCTTCTGGAAGGAGATAGGGCAGTCTAAAAACCGAAAGAAATAGAAATGTTTATTAATAATGCCTCCAAACTTCCCTGCAGGATTTTTTTTCTTCCGGAAAAGAGGTCTTTTCATTCTCTGGCTTTTTTTTACTGACCAAACCTCTACTATTTAACTGGATAATTTTCTATTGATTTTTTTCAGAATTATATAATTTACTATAGATTTATATAGTATCTGTTTCAATATCTATACTTCAATCGGTATCTTTTTTTTGTTAATGTTTGGCTCTCTCTGGAGTTCGACTTTAATGTATTCTTCATGGTAGATTCAGGCTTCATTTTACAGGCAATCCCAGAGAGTTAATCTGGTTAATGAGCTCCGTGAAGTTCTCTATTTCCAGTTCCAGAACCTCTTCTCTGGTCATGCCTATGGACATTTCCCCATCCACGGAAAGGCTCTCTGGACCTCTGCGCACAATTCTGTCCACCCCATCTCTTTTTAGAGCTTCTTTAACTTCCATGTCATGGGCAAAAGCTCTTCCCGGAATAAAGACAGTTTCAGTCACCGCAGAGAGGTCAAGGCTTTTGAAATCGTCAATAGTAGCCAGACAACCTATATCTTTTTTCAACGGAACTATGTTTACGGTCCCTCCAAGAGCTTCAAATATTTCGGTAAGCCTGGGGGCTGCTACCTGTCCGGTAATAACAGTAGCTTTTTTGGTAACTCTGGGAAGTTTTGAAAGGGCTTCGGGAACGTTGCGGATTGCAAAAGGTGAACCAATCAGGGGGTCCTCCAGTGGTGTTCCTGTAATTCTCATGGAAGGATATTTTGCTGCGGAACAGCGCACAATCTCAGTAAATTCAGATACCGTATGCGGGATTATTCCTGGAATAATAGGGGAATTCTCGAGAATCAAACCGTTTTCCTGGAAGTTTGCAAATCTCATAAGAATAGCTCCCTTTGCACCCATGGCTTCCAGGTCACTGAGGGTCTTTTCAAGAACCTCTCCATCGTTTACTCCCGGAAGGAGGACTATTGCCCCATAGACTTCACAGTGAGCACAGAAATCCCGAAGAACCTGAATCGAAGCTTCGGGTTCAGGATCTTTCATGTATTCGGCTCTTAAAGCCGGGTCTGTTGCAAAGACTGTGAAACTAACTTCTGTAACTCCATGATCTATGTAAAATCGAGCGTCATCAGGTTTACTGAAACCTTTTCCGCTGGTGTATCCCAGATGTATGGGGGTGCCGAACTGAGATAGAAAAATAATGAGATTCTTCAGTTCGGGATAGCAGCTTAAATCTCCTCCTCCACTGACCGTAAATTTTTTTACTTCTCCTGTTGTGAAATAGAGTTTGTTTGCAGTTTCTTCGAGTACCATCTGGAGTGACTTGAAGCCTGAATACGATTCTTTTACGCTGCGAGTACAGTAATCACACCCTTTTTTAAAAGGGAGGCAATACTTGCAGCCTAGGGGCTGAACTTCTTTGACTTTCTTAAAATAACAGTATTTGCAGAAGCCTCTGCAGTCTACCCCGGGATTTCCGCCTACGTCGACAACTACTTCCATATCAAACTTTCGTATTATGAGGATATTACTAAATCTTTTTGGTATGATTCTGCTGGTTGAACTCTAACATTTTGAAAAAAATTTCTTAATATTGGGCATTTCTCAGAAAAATATATAAATAAGTCATTTGGCAAAAATCCGATAATTTTAAGCAACGTTAAAAAATCATTTTCCTATTGATGCTGTTTTTTAATATAATTCTAGAAAAATACATTTCGTCTTAATAAAATGAATTTTAAAAAAATACATGAATTCATCTAGCGGAGAACACAAAAGATTTAAGTACCTTCTAAACGAATGAGATTTCATTGGGAAAGTGGACACTTAAAAACGACGCGGTACTTGATTTATTGAGTGCGAAAGCACTTGAGTAGGTGACCAGTCCCAAAATGATTTTAATAAATTAAGGAGGAAATTAAAGTGTCTGACACAGTAGACATCTACGACGACAGAGGAAAACTGCTCGAGAGCAATGTCGACATAATGAGCCTTGCTCCAACAAGAAACGCAGCAATTAAAAAGATTATCATGGACACCAAGAGGTCCGTTGCAGTCAACCTCGCAGGTATTCAGGGCGCACTTGCCAGCGGCAAGATGGGCGGAAAGGGCCGTCAGATCCTGGGCCGCGGGCTCAACTACGATGTTGTAGGCAACGCTGAAGCTATTGCAGAAAGTGTTAAGAACTATGTTCAGGTCGATGAAGGCGACGACACAAACGTTAAAGTCCTGAAAGGCGGAAAGAGCCTGCTCATTCAGGCCCCAGCATCCAGAATGATCGCTGGTGCTGACTATATGGCCTCCACCACAGTCGGTGCAGCAGCAGTTACCCAGACTCTTATTGACATGTTCGGAACCGACATGTACGATGCACCCATCGTAAAGGCTGCTGTCTGGGGAAGCTACCCGCAGACAATGGACCTTATGGGCGGACAGGTTCAGAGCATTCTCAGCATCCCCCAGAACAACGAAGGTCTTGGCTTCTCTCTCAGGAACATCATGGCAAACCACGTTGCAGCAATTGCTAACAGGAATGCAATGAATGCATCAGCTCTCTCTTCTATCTATGAGCAGGCTGGTATCTTCGAGATGGGTGGCGCAGTCGGTATGTTTGAGAGGCATCAGCTCCTCGGTCTCGCATGCCAGGGTCTCAACGCCAACAATGTGCTGTACGATGTTGTAAAGGAAAACGGCAAGAACGGTACCATTGGAACTGTTATCGAATCAATCGTTGGCAGGGCAATTGAAGCCGGTGTTATTTCCGTTGACAAGACCGCACCCTCTGGATACAAATTCTACAAGGCAAACGACGTCCCAATGTGGAACGCCTTTGCAGCAGTTGGTACCCTTGCAGCCACTCTCGTAAACTGTGGTGCAGGACGTGCAGCTCAGAACGTTTCCTCAACACTTCTCTACTTCAACGACATCCTTGAGAAGGAAACCGGTCTCCCAGGATGCGACTACGGTAAAGCACAGGGTGTCGCAGTAGGGTTCTCATTCTTCAGCCACTCCATTTATGGTGGCGGTGGACCTGGTGTCTTCAACGGTAACCACGTCGTTACCAGGCACTCAAGAGGCTTCGCAATTCCCTGCGTATGCGCAGCAGTAGCCCTTGATGCAGGTACCCAGATGTTCACAATCGAATCGACATCCGGCCTCATTGGTGATGTGTTTGGTGGAATTCCTGAATTCCGCGAGCCAATTAAGGCAGTTGCAGGAGTGCTCTAAACAAATTAGTTAAAAGGTCTAAAGATGTCAGACTCTGCTTCAAACACAGAAAATTCCATTCAAATCGAAATCTTTCCCATTAGAATCCTGTCCCCTGATACTGCTCAGAAACTCCTAGTCGAGCTCTCTCAGATTGACGGGATACTCCGTGTTATGATCCAGGGCCCGAGACTTCCCGAAAAGGTGTCTTATGGCCCCGGTACCGGGGAAAAGGTGGAACATCCTTTAAGAAAGCCTATTCGGATCGGAGATCAGGTTATTGAACTCAAGATCAGTGTGGGCAGGATAAGGCTTGAAGTCGCAAACGCCGAAGTTAAAGAAAAAGTCAGGTCAACTTGTGAAAAAGTGCTCCCGTTCTCTTTTGAATTCAGGGAAGGACATTTCCTCAGGAAAAAGCCTACAGTGACTGACTATGCTAAACTTGGTCCTAAAGCTGACCCTCGCTTGCTTGGTATGGTAGACCCCAAAGCCAAGATAAACCAGCTTGTCTTCATTGAGAAGCAAGAGAAAGAAGAAGATGAAGACAAAGATGAGTGAAAAGATATGATGATCGATCGGGAAACACAGGTAGTTGACTGCCGATGCGGCGGAGGACTGGGCAGAGGAGGAGGGCTTGCTCAAAGAGGCACTCTTTCGGAGGCCGGCCGTGCCGACGTGGTAGCCATTGCTATGAGTCCCGGACAGAGGCATATCACAAAACCGGTGTGCGAGATAACATACGGCATGAGGAGAGAAAACATTCAGGTGAGCGTACTTGTACTCTATTCAGGCTCAGGGATCCCGGAATCAGGTATGAGGACAGGATCATTTGTATTGAGTCCGGTAGAAGTCGCACAGATTGAAATGCATAAGCTGGCTGTTATTCACCTCGGAAATATCAAGGATCATGTAATCAGAAAAACCAGGGAAATCCTGAGTCAGGCAAATATTCCGGCAATTGTTGTCAGCCAGATTCCAGTGGATTTTGAAGATTTTGCAGAAGCAGGGATAAAGACGAGATTAGTGATGCCAAGGGATGAAAACACTCGTACCAAAGGAATTGTAATGGATATGGTAAGCGGAGTTACACGCGGTGACTTCTGTCCCAGGGATAAACTAAATTTAATCGTGAAATACGTCAAGACGACATTAGACCAATTAGAAGATCATAAAGGAGTTGCATGAGATGGCATACGAAGCACAGTATTATCCAGGCGCTACATCAGTCGGCGCTAACAGAAGAAAGCACATGTCCGGAAAACTTGAGAAACTCAGGGAAATTTCCGACGAAGACTTAACTGCAGTCCTCGGACACCGTGCCCCAGGGAGCGACTACCCGAGCACCCACCCACCACTCGCAGAGATGGGAGAACCCGCATGCTCAACACGTGAAAATGTTGCTCCAACACCCGGTGCAGCAGCAGGTGACAGGGTCAGGTACGTCCAATTCGCTGACTCAATGTACAACGCTCCGGCTACCCCGTACTTCAGATCATACTTCGCAGCAATCAATTTCAGAGGTGTAGACCCAGGTACCCTTTCCGGTCGTCAGATTGTCGAAGCCCGTGAAAGAGACATGGAACAGTGCGCAAAGGTTCAGATGGAAACCGAAATGACTGACCACGCACTCGCAGGTATGCGTGGTGCAACTGTGCACGGTCACTCTGTCCGTCTCCAGGAAGACGGTGTAATGTTCGACATGCTCGACAGAAGAAGACTCGAAGGCGGCGTCATCATTATGGATAAGGACCAGGTTGCAATTCCACTCGACAGGAAAGTGAACCTCGGCAAGCCAATGTCCAGTGAAGAAGCTGCAAAGAGGACCACCATTTACCGTGTGGACAATGTAGCCTTCAGAGACGATGCAGAAGTCGTTGAATGGGTACAGAGAATCTTCGACGAGAGAACAATTTACGGATTCCAGCCGAAATGAGGTGTTCATAATGGCAGCAGACATTTTCTCTAAATTCAAGAAATCAATGGAAGTCAAGTTCACACAGGAATATGGTTCAAACCAGCAGAGTGGTGGAGACATCACAGGCAAGACCGAAAAATTCCTGAGACTCGGCCCTGAGCAGGACGCAAGAAAAGTTGAAATGATTAAGGCCGGGAAAGAAATCGCAGAGAAGAGAGGTATTGCATTCTACAACCCAATGATGCACATGGGTGCCCCTCTCGGTCAGCGTGCAATCACTCCATACACCATTTCCGGAACTGACATTGTTGCAGAACCAGATGACCTGCACTACGTTAACAACGCTGCAATGCAGCAGATGTGGGACGACATCAGGAGAACCTGTATTGTCGGTCTTGACATGGCTCACGAGACTCTCGAGAAGAGGCTGGGTAAGGAAGTTACTCCTGAAACCATCAACCACTATCTTGAAGTCCTTAACCACGCCATGCCCGGTGCAGCAGTGGTTCAGGAAATGATGGTCGAGACACACCCTGCCCTTGTTGACGACTGTTATGTAAAGATCTTCACAGGTGACGACGAGCTTGCAGACGAAGTCGACAAGCAGTTTGTCATCAACATCAACAAGATGTTCAATGAAGAACAGGCAGCCCAGATTAAGGCCTCTATCGGCAAGACAACCTGGCAGGCAATCCACATCCCAACAATTGTCTCCAGAACAACTGACGGTGCTCAGACCTCCAGGTGGGCAGCCATGCAGATCGGTATGTCCTTCATCTCCGCATACGCAATGTGCGCCGGTGAAGCAGCAGTCGCTGACCTGTCCTTCGCTGCAAAGCACGCAGCCCTTGTCTCAATGGGTGAAATGCTTCCAGCAAGGCGTGCACGTGGACCAAACGAGCCCGGTGGACTTTCCTTCGGTCACCTCTCAGACATCATCCAGACAAGCCGCACATCCGAAGACCCGGCAAAGATTGCTCTTGAAGTCGTCGGTGCAGGCTGCATGCTCTACGACCAGATCTGGCTCGGATCCTACATGTCCGGTGGTGTCGGGTTCACACAGTATGCAACAGCTGCATACACTGATGACATCCTCGACAACAACGTGTACTACGACGTTGACTACATCAACGACAAGTACAACGGTGCTGCAAACGTAGGCAAGGACAACAAGATAAAGGCAACCCTCGAAGTCGTAAAGGACATCGCAACCGAATCCACACTCTACGGTATCGAGACCTACGAGAAATTCCCGACTGCCCTTGAAGACCACTTCGGTGGATCCCAGAGAGCAACCGTGCTCGCAGCTGCAGCCGGTGTCGCATGTGCACTCGGAACTGCAAACGCAAATGCCGGTCTCTCAGGCTGGTACCTCTCCATGTACCTGCACAAGGAAGCATGGGGCAGACTCGGATTCTTCGGATACGACCTCCAGGACCAGTGCGGTGCTACAAACGTTCTGTCCTACCAGGGCGACGAAGGTCTCCCAGACGAACTCCGTGGTCCAAACTACCCCAACTACGCAATGAACGTCGGTCACCAGGGTGGATACGCAGGTATCGCTCAGGCAGCCCACTCCGGACGTGGAGACGCATTCACCGTCAACCCACTCATCAAGGTGTGCTTCGCTGACGATCTGATGCCCTTCAACTTCGCTGAACCCAGGAGAGAGTTCGGCCGCGGTGCAATCAGAGAGTTCGTGCCTGCTGGTGAGAGATCCCTCGTCATCCCGGCAAAATAAACTCAATAAATTAAACACTTTAAAACAGAGTAGGCCTTCGGGCCTGCTTTTTCTCTCTTTTTCCCACCCGAATTGCGTTTCTGGAGCCCGCTGTCCTACCAGAGTTGCGTTTCTGGAGCCCGCTGTCCTACCAGAGTTGCGTTTCTGGAGCCCGCTGTCCTACCAGAGTTGCGTTTCTGGAGCCCGCTGTCCTTTTCGCTTCGCTCAAGAGGACTAATTTACAGAATTATATATGAGAGCTAGTAAGTATTGAGAACTGAGCTCAAGATGACTAATTTTACGGGAAGTTGCTTCTTTTCGCTTATTCAAAAGACGTAGATAGGTTCTATTCTCTTTTATATTTGATATCGTGAGACACGAAATTTTCTTTCAAATCACAACAACTTTTTCGCCTAATTTGCCTGCGGCTTCAATAAATTCTGTCGTATCCACACCGGGAAATGCATCTACGATACAAATATCGAATTTTTCATCCAAACAATTCGCCAATTCTCTTATATCCATGCTGTAAACTTCAAATTTGTTTCCGGATGCTATTAATTCTTCTTCGCTGCCTGAGAGTTTGACCGGAAATCCATTGGCTTCCAAATTAATCAAAGTAGTCTCTATTGCGGGATTCCATATATCATTAAAAACAACTTTTCGCGCGCCGGCTTTAAGGCATGCGATTCCTAAAGTCCCGGGGCCACATGTACAGTCAAGAACAGAAGGCTTGTCGTAATCTTTCAGAACCTTTTTAAGTGTCTCTATTTTAAATGATTTTACCTCTGGAAACTCTATATGAATTTCGTGCTGATACTTGTATATCCCTAAAGCACCGTAAGAAGTCTGTACAATATCGCATCTCAAATCGCATCCGGCAAGGAGTTCATATACATGAGGACTGGAATCGGAATCTTTTATACCCACAGTTTTTCTTGAATCTCCCTTTAAAACCCCTTTAACTTCAGGGACTTCCTTTACAATCGTTTC
The genomic region above belongs to Methanosarcina horonobensis HB-1 = JCM 15518 and contains:
- the mcrC gene encoding methyl-coenzyme M reductase I operon protein C is translated as MMIDRETQVVDCRCGGGLGRGGGLAQRGTLSEAGRADVVAIAMSPGQRHITKPVCEITYGMRRENIQVSVLVLYSGSGIPESGMRTGSFVLSPVEVAQIEMHKLAVIHLGNIKDHVIRKTREILSQANIPAIVVSQIPVDFEDFAEAGIKTRLVMPRDENTRTKGIVMDMVSGVTRGDFCPRDKLNLIVKYVKTTLDQLEDHKGVA
- the mcrB gene encoding coenzyme-B sulfoethylthiotransferase subunit beta, producing MSDTVDIYDDRGKLLESNVDIMSLAPTRNAAIKKIIMDTKRSVAVNLAGIQGALASGKMGGKGRQILGRGLNYDVVGNAEAIAESVKNYVQVDEGDDTNVKVLKGGKSLLIQAPASRMIAGADYMASTTVGAAAVTQTLIDMFGTDMYDAPIVKAAVWGSYPQTMDLMGGQVQSILSIPQNNEGLGFSLRNIMANHVAAIANRNAMNASALSSIYEQAGIFEMGGAVGMFERHQLLGLACQGLNANNVLYDVVKENGKNGTIGTVIESIVGRAIEAGVISVDKTAPSGYKFYKANDVPMWNAFAAVGTLAATLVNCGAGRAAQNVSSTLLYFNDILEKETGLPGCDYGKAQGVAVGFSFFSHSIYGGGGPGVFNGNHVVTRHSRGFAIPCVCAAVALDAGTQMFTIESTSGLIGDVFGGIPEFREPIKAVAGVL
- the mcrD gene encoding methyl-coenzyme M reductase operon protein D, which translates into the protein MSDSASNTENSIQIEIFPIRILSPDTAQKLLVELSQIDGILRVMIQGPRLPEKVSYGPGTGEKVEHPLRKPIRIGDQVIELKISVGRIRLEVANAEVKEKVRSTCEKVLPFSFEFREGHFLRKKPTVTDYAKLGPKADPRLLGMVDPKAKINQLVFIEKQEKEEDEDKDE
- a CDS encoding DNA polymerase II large subunit, producing the protein MGETIASEEMHEYFDRLEARLKEAIEIANRARARGGDPKPVVEIPLAKDLADRVENLIGVQGVAAKIRELETKMSREEAALEIGRQVAEGMVGSFPTKKDAVEAAIRVSMATLTEGVVAAPIEGIDKVDLGKNDDGSQYIRIFYSGPIRSAGGTAQALSVLVGDYVRRGIGIDRYKPREEEVERYVEEILLYKRVASLQYTPSEDEIRLIVRNCPVCIDGDPTEEAEVEGHRDLERIGTNRVRGGMCLVLAEGLALKAPKVKKHVNKLKMDGWDWLETLIGGAKSGGSAEDEQKNKIKPKDKYIRDLIAGRPVFSHPSRPGGFRLRYGRSRNTSFASAGISPASMVLLDDFITNGTQLKVERPGKAAAMSAVDSIEGPTVRLFSGDLIRIDNIKEAYELRPQVEVIVDIGEILINYGDFLENNHPLMPSPYVFEWWRYDYEAACPEMIPEEELKNPSVTLALRLAGEYNVPLHPKFTYLWHDINRNEFEALRRFVVEKGIFLKGELDGEGILKLPLEVSVEENIKPVLEKLLVLHRVKEGEILIEEALPFILCLGLDNSLREKASMPDTDNMVEAAGVLSRFKVYPRAPSRIGARMGRPEKSDLRKMSPAAQVLFPINNAGGMTRNLVSASDYTSCMNAKIGEIEVELGLRECPACGKETYFWRCECGEFTNPKLSCPRCKIDVRGAETCPKCGRKPTSVANVKLDFRSIYKQAFENIGEREKMDLIKGVKRLMNGQMTPEPFEKGILRAKHDVYIFKDGTVRYDMSDIPLTHIRADELGITAAKLRELGYIEDIYGKSLERDDQVVCLKVQDLVISYDGGEYMLRTAKYVDDLLVKYYKVEPYYNAETIQDLVGALLIGLAPHTSAGVLGRLIGFTKASVGYAHPFFHASKRRNCDGDEDCIMLLMDGILNFSRSYLPDKRGGKMDAPLVLTTRIDPKEVDKEAHNIDVPARYPLEFYRATEEIKNPTEIESIMDLISSRLGTPEQYEHFMFTHDTSDIAAGPLNSSYKTLGSMIEKMEAQLSLASRIRAVDAPDVAERVLKSHFLPDLIGNLRSFSRQRMRCIKCGEKFRRPPLTGACPKCGGNVVLTVHEGAVRKYLEISKEIGERYGVSSYTRQRIELLDYDICSLFENHKVKQLGLSDFMSGSAR
- a CDS encoding 50S ribosomal protein L11 methyltransferase, with translation MEVRCRCGDTCIRPVSEVLEDIELFYKPCNDCKTEKIRKFSPLAEQINLDEMDNHFRNCKCGKRQLDVVMAHVLKVMIDEGIKDKKANLRNACVPLVTPGYLTDSLPYLPEDSLVILSDKVDKRCAETIVKEVPEVKGVLKGDSRKTVGIKDSDSSPHVYELLAGCDLRCDIVQTSYGALGIYKYQHEIHIEFPEVKSFKIETLKKVLKDYDKPSVLDCTCGPGTLGIACLKAGARKVVFNDIWNPAIETTLINLEANGFPVKLSGSEEELIASGNKFEVYSMDIRELANCLDEKFDICIVDAFPGVDTTEFIEAAGKLGEKVVVI
- the mcrA gene encoding coenzyme-B sulfoethylthiotransferase subunit alpha; amino-acid sequence: MAADIFSKFKKSMEVKFTQEYGSNQQSGGDITGKTEKFLRLGPEQDARKVEMIKAGKEIAEKRGIAFYNPMMHMGAPLGQRAITPYTISGTDIVAEPDDLHYVNNAAMQQMWDDIRRTCIVGLDMAHETLEKRLGKEVTPETINHYLEVLNHAMPGAAVVQEMMVETHPALVDDCYVKIFTGDDELADEVDKQFVININKMFNEEQAAQIKASIGKTTWQAIHIPTIVSRTTDGAQTSRWAAMQIGMSFISAYAMCAGEAAVADLSFAAKHAALVSMGEMLPARRARGPNEPGGLSFGHLSDIIQTSRTSEDPAKIALEVVGAGCMLYDQIWLGSYMSGGVGFTQYATAAYTDDILDNNVYYDVDYINDKYNGAANVGKDNKIKATLEVVKDIATESTLYGIETYEKFPTALEDHFGGSQRATVLAAAAGVACALGTANANAGLSGWYLSMYLHKEAWGRLGFFGYDLQDQCGATNVLSYQGDEGLPDELRGPNYPNYAMNVGHQGGYAGIAQAAHSGRGDAFTVNPLIKVCFADDLMPFNFAEPRREFGRGAIREFVPAGERSLVIPAK
- the mcrG gene encoding coenzyme-B sulfoethylthiotransferase subunit gamma; its protein translation is MAYEAQYYPGATSVGANRRKHMSGKLEKLREISDEDLTAVLGHRAPGSDYPSTHPPLAEMGEPACSTRENVAPTPGAAAGDRVRYVQFADSMYNAPATPYFRSYFAAINFRGVDPGTLSGRQIVEARERDMEQCAKVQMETEMTDHALAGMRGATVHGHSVRLQEDGVMFDMLDRRRLEGGVIIMDKDQVAIPLDRKVNLGKPMSSEEAAKRTTIYRVDNVAFRDDAEVVEWVQRIFDERTIYGFQPK
- the mmp10 gene encoding methyl coenzyme M reductase-arginine methyltransferase Mmp10 (Mmp10 (methanogenesis marker protein 10) is a cobalamin-requiring radical SAM methyltransferase that creates the methylarginine modification to methyl coenzyme M reductase.), which encodes MEVVVDVGGNPGVDCRGFCKYCYFKKVKEVQPLGCKYCLPFKKGCDYCTRSVKESYSGFKSLQMVLEETANKLYFTTGEVKKFTVSGGGDLSCYPELKNLIIFLSQFGTPIHLGYTSGKGFSKPDDARFYIDHGVTEVSFTVFATDPALRAEYMKDPEPEASIQVLRDFCAHCEVYGAIVLLPGVNDGEVLEKTLSDLEAMGAKGAILMRFANFQENGLILENSPIIPGIIPHTVSEFTEIVRCSAAKYPSMRITGTPLEDPLIGSPFAIRNVPEALSKLPRVTKKATVITGQVAAPRLTEIFEALGGTVNIVPLKKDIGCLATIDDFKSLDLSAVTETVFIPGRAFAHDMEVKEALKRDGVDRIVRRGPESLSVDGEMSIGMTREEVLELEIENFTELINQINSLGLPVK